From Candidatus Mycalebacterium zealandia:
GCGGGAGCAACCCTCACGGCGACAAGTGTGGGAATAACGGCGCGGGTTCTTTCGGACTTGCGGCAGTTGGGCTCGCCCGAAGCGAAAATTGTAATCGGGGCGGCGGTCATAGACGATGTGGTGGGGCTTATTATCCTGAGCCTTGTGAGCGGGCTCATAGAAACGCAAAACATGAGCGCGGCCGGCGGCGTGTCCGTCTCGCAAATCGCCATTATCGCGGGCAAGGCGTTCGGTTTTCTTTTTCTTGCCGTTGTTCTCGGAAACCTTGTTGTGGAGAGGGTTTTCTCTTTCGTGGAGAAACTCCGGAGCCGGGGCGCCATGATAGTCGCCGCGCTTTCGGTCGCTTTTCTCTACGCTTATGCCGGGCAATATTTTGCCGAAGTCGCGCCGATAGTCGGCGCGTTCGCGGCGGGGTTGGTTATCAGGAAAACGCATCATTTTGAGGAAATTGAGAGCCAACTGCGAAATGTTTCGGACTTTCTCGTGCCAGTGTTTTTTGTTGCGGTAGGCGCTCAAGTGGATGTGGGCGTTCTCAATCCGTTCTCAGAAGGCAACTCTGCCGTGCTCATGGTCGCGCTGGTGCTGTTTGTTGTGGCGTTCATCGGAAAATACGCGAGCGCGTTTGCGGCTTTCGGTTCGGGCATCAGAAGGAACATAGTCGGCATCGGTATGATACCGCGCGGGGAGGTGGGGTTGATTTTTGCGCAGATTGGCTACAATAATGGTAACGGAGTTTTTGATTCTAGATTCTTTTCAGCAATAGTGCTGACTGTTATGCTTACGACCTTCGTCGTTCCGCCCCTGCTCCAGAAGGGATACGGAAATCCGGCGGACGAAAAAGGTGTGGAGTCTTAACGGCTTTTAGGTCTTTTAACAAGTGAAGACAAAAACGAAAATATTGTTTTTAGGGGCATTTTTTGCCGTGTTCACAAGGGCTCAGGGTGCGGTTGCCGCAGATGATTTAATCACTGCGGACAAAACCCTGTTTGTACAGTTCGTTATTTTTCTCGTTGCACTTTATCTGCTCAATATCCTGTTTTTCAAACCCCTGATGGGACTCGCCGACAGACGTGAGAAAGCGACCTCCGGTTCGGGGAAAGAAGCCGAAGATTTGTCCGAGCGTGCGCGGGAAATGACAGAGCAATACGATTCCGCTCTCAAAGAGGCCAGGGAAATCGCGCTTGCCGAAAGGGCTGTTATTACAAAAGAGGCGACGACGGAAGCGGAAAAGATTGTGTTTTCGGCGAGAGAGGAAGCGCGCCTGATTCTTGAAAAGCGTGTGGCGGAACTGATGGCGGAGGCGGAAAAAGCCAAGGCGGAAATGAAATCCGAAATAGAAGACATGGCGGCGATGGTGGTCCGCGCCGTGAGGGGAGGAAAAGATGTTTGATTTTTCCCTGCTCGCCGCCGCGAACGAAGCCACGGGCGGCGCGGCGCATTTCAACTGGGTGTATGTTGGAAAGCACGCATTCAACCTCACCGTTTTGCTTGGCGTTCTCGCTTACATTCTGAAAAAACCGTTGTCGGAATTTATGAAGTCGCGCAGGCGCGAGATGTCCGAAAAGTTTGAAGAGTCCGGTAAAAAACTAGCCGAAGCTAAAAAACTTTTTGAGGAGTGTAGCGCGAAGGTTGCGAATCTTGAATCTGAAATAGGTTCCCTCAAGTCGTCAATCGCGGAACAGTCACAAACCGAAAAACAGAACATCCTGCTCCGCGCCGAAGAGGAGAAAGAAACGATACTCAAAGAGGTAAACGAGAGTCTGGAGTTTGCCACCGCCAGAGCAAGCGCGGCAATCAGGGAAGAGTCCGCCACCGCCGTTATGAGCGCGGCGGAAGAAATTTTGAGAAACTCTGCGGACGGAGAGCAAACCGCTTCGGTAAAGACATTTGAAGACGCCGTGAAAGACGGCAAGATGGAGGGCAAATGGCTGCCGCGAAATTAAAGGATCTGATTGACGCGCTTGTTTCATGCTGTGAGGAAAACGTGGATTCCCTTGACGCTTGCGTTTCCGGGCTTGAGGAGTTTTTCAGGACTATTGAGAACTCGCCCGATTTGAAAAGGGCGATTGAAAGTTCCGTTGTTCCGGATTCGGAGAAAATAATGATAGTGAAAGACCTTTCCTCGGCGGGAGGTTTTTCAGACGTTTTGAGAAATTTTCTCGTTGTTGCCGCAGAGTTCGGCAGATTGAAAGCCCTTTTTGCGCGGCGCAGAGCTGTGATTAACCGTCTGCGCTCTGCGAGCGGCGTAATCCGGGCGACCGTTACAGCGGCGCGCCCCTTGGACTCCGATGACCGTAAGCGCGTCAAAGGCGCGATTGATAGTGTCGCGGGCGGCAGAAAATCAGATGTTGAGTTCATTGAGGATTCGGGAATAATAGACGGAATGATTGTGAGGGTCGGGAACACCGTCTACGATGACAGCATCAAAACCCATTTGGCAAAAATGCGTGCGGCTATTTCAAAATGAGCGCCACGGCGGGAAAAGGAGACAACAATGCAAGACACCATAAAAGTTGATGATGTTGGCGAGATACTCAAAAAGAGAATAAGCGGCTACGAGCGCAGTTTTGAAACCTCGGAGGTTGGAACCGTTATTTCAGTCGGGGACGGCATTGCGAGGGTCTACGGGCTTGACAACGTGGTCGCGGGCGAACTTGTTGAGTTTTCGGGCAGCATCAGAGGGCTTGTTCTCAACCTTGAGGAAGACAACGTCGGGGTCGCGCTTTTCGGAGAAGAGAAGGAAATCAATCAGGGTGACATCGTGAAGCGCACGGGGAGCATCGCCGCGCTTCCGGTTGGTGACGCTATGCTCGGCAGAGTCGTGAACTCGCTTGGGATTCCGGTGGATGGCAAGGGCGCAATTCAAACATCCGAGGTACGCAGCCTTGAACTCAAAGCGCCGGGTGTTGTTTTCAGAAAATCCGTCAACGAGCCTCTTCAAACCGGCGTTAAAGCCATAGACGCGATGATTCCCATCGGCAGGGGACAGAGGGAGCTTATTCTTGGTGACCGGCAGACTGGCAAAACCGCCATCGCCATTGACACCATAATCAACCAGAAGGGCGGAGATGTTTACTGTATCTATGTTGCGATTGGTCAGAAAAAATCCAATGTGGCGCAAGTTGTGGACAAACTCAAACAGCACGGCGCGATGGAATACACAACCGTTGTTACAGCTTCGGCGAGTGAGCCGGCGCCGTTTCAGTTTATTGCGCCCTATGCGGGTTGCGCGCTCGGTGAATACTTCAGGGACAACGGCAAACACGCGCTTGTAATCTATGACGACCTCACAAAACACGCGTGGTCTTACAGGCAGCTTTCGCTTCTGCTCAAACGCCCTCCGGGAAGGGAGGCATATCCGGGAGATGTGTTTTATTTGCACTCGCGTCTTCTTGAGCGCGCCGCGAAGATAAGAGACGAGGACGGCGGCGGCTCACTTACGGCGTTGCCTATTATTGAAACGCAGGCGGGAGACGTGTCCGCCTATATTCCGACAAACGTAATCTCCATAACCGATGGGCAGATTTATCTTGAGAGCAACCTTTTCTATTCGGGCGTGAGGCCCGCGATTAACGTGGGGCTTTCGGTTTCAAGGGTCGGCGGGTCCGCGCAGGTTAAGGCGATGAAGAAGGTCGCTGGAACATTGCGGCTTGAGCTTGCGCAGTACCGCGAGGTTGAGGCGTTTTCACAGTTTGCTTCCGACCTTGATAAAATCACGCAGGACCAGCTTGCCAGAGGTGTGAGGCTTGTTGAGATTCTCAAACAGGATCAGTTTGTGCCGCTTGCGGTGGAGAAACAGGTAATTTCCATATTCGCTGTTACAAAGGGATATCTGGACGAATATCCAGTTTCTTCGGTGCGCGCTTATGAAAAAGAACTTTTTGACTTTTTTGAAGCCAAACACAGAGGGCTTCTTGACGAAATCAGGGACAAGAAAGAGATTTCAGACGAGTTGGAGCCTCGTGTAATCTCCGCTCTTGACGAACTGAAATCACAGACCGCCGGGCTTGCGCAGGAAGGATAGGCGCACGGAGACATGCCAAGTCTTAAACAGATAAACACGAAGATAGCCAGCGCGAAAGGCACAAGGCGCATAATGAGCGCCATGAAGCTGATTGCGGCTGTAAAACTGCAGAGAACGCAGTCTCTTCTGAAATCGCACCGCGTTTACGTTGAGGCTTATGAGAAAATCGCCTCGGGCGTTTTGAGCGTTTGCGAGCCAAACGCGCACCCGCTTCTTTACCGTCCCGAAGAACCGAAGAGTGCTCATGTGGTGTTTCTTACCTCCGACAGGGGACTTTGCGGGAACTTCAACAATGTGCTCATCAAGGGGCTTGACGCAATGGTTTCCGAGCGCGGTTTAAGCAAAGAGGATTTGAAAATGACCTTTATCGGCAACAAAGGCAGGGACTTCTTTTCGCCGCGCGGATTTTTACAGGGCTCTTACTACACTGGCGTGAATGAGGAAAACTACGCCGACATCGCGGGAGAACTCGTGTCTCTTCTCTCAAAGGAATTTTCAGAGAGGGAGACTGACGAAGTGATTCTGGTGCACAGCAGTTTTATTTCCGCGCTGTCCAGGCAGACCGTTTTTGAGACCGTGCTTCCGGTTGAAATTCCGCCCGCGCCTGAAGGGGAGACTCAGGACTGCATTTTTGAACCGTCAAGGCAGGAGATAGTAGACGATTTGATTCCGGGCAGTTTGCGGCTCAGGATTGAAAGCGCTGTGCTTGAGTCGCTCACGAGTGAGCACGCCGCGCGCATGACTGCGATGGAAAACGCCACGAATAACGCTGATGAACTTATAAAAAACCTCACATTGCTGTTTAACAAAACAAGGCAGGCGATAATAACCACCGAGCTTATGGATATTGTTAACGGAACCGAAGCATTGAGAGATGGAGGAGAAAATTAGAATGAGCGGAAAAATTGTTCAGGTTATAGGGCCCGTAATTGACGTTGAGTTTTCCGAGGGAAAACTGCCGGAGATTTACGGCGCCTTGAAGGTTACGAACCCGTCAGTCAGTTCCGATGAGTGGAATCTGGTGCTGGAGGTTGTTCAGCAGATAGGTGGAAACCGTGTTCGTTGCGTGGCGATGGATTCCACGGAGGGACTTCAGAGGGGGCAAGAGGTGGTTGACACCAACGAGGGGATAACCGTTCCGGTCGGCGAAAAGGCGCTCGGACGGCTTATAAATGTTGTTGGCGAGCCGATTGATGAAGCGGGACCGATTGAGTGCGACGAGAGGTGGCCAATTCACCGTCCGGCGCCGGAGTTTGTTGACCAGAGCACAAAACTTGAGCTTTTTGAGACCGGAATCAAGGTCATAGATTTGCTTGCACCGTTTCTGAGAGGAGGAAAAATCGGACTGTTCGGCGGCGCGGGAGTTGGTAAAACAGTTCTTCTTATGGAGTTGATAAACAATGTCGCGAAGGAGTACGGCGGCGTTTCAGTTTTCGGCGGAGTGGGTGAAAGAACCCGCGAGGGCAACGATTTGTGGATGGAGATGAAGGAGTCCGGGGTTCTCGACAACACGGGTCTTGTTTTCGGGCAGATGAATGAGCCGCCCGGAGCCCGTGCGCGAGTTGCGCTGACGGCGCTTACACTCGCGGAGTATTTCAGGGACGCGAAAAATCAGGATGTTCTTCTGTTCATAGACAACATTTTCCGCTTCACACAGGCGGGTTCGGAGGTGTCTGCGCTTCTCGGGCGCACGCCTTCGGCGGTTGGTTATCAGCCGACTCTTTCCACCGACCTTGGAGAGTTACAGGAGCGAATTACCTCTACGGTAAACGGCTCAATTACTTCAGTGCAGGCGATATACGTTCCGGCGGACGATCTTACGGACCCTGCTCCGGCAACCACTTTCGCGCATCTGGATGGCACAATAGTGCTTTCCCGCCAGTTGACCGAACTCGGTATATATCCGGCGGTTGACCCTCTTGACTCAACTTCGCGCATTCTTGAGCCGAAGGTTGTGGGCGAAGAGCACTACAGGGTGGCGCGTAATGTGCAGGAAGTTCTTCAACGCTACAAGCAGTTGCAGGAGATAATTGCCATTCTTGGTATGGACGAGCTTTCCGAGGAAGACAAAATCACGGTTTCCAGAGCCAGAAAGATGCAGAGATTTCTCTCGCAACCGTTTTTTGTCGCCCAGCAATTCACGGGAACCCCGGGCCAATACGTCCCCATTAAGGACACAATCAAGGCGTTTAACGAGATACTTTCAGGCGCTATGGACGATGTTCCCGAGCAGGCTTTCTATATGGTGGGCGGAATAGAGGAAGTTCGGGAGAAGGCGTCAAAAATGGTTGCCTGACGGTGGGGATATTCAAGTTGGCGCAAAACCTCACACTGAAAGTTATCACTCCGGCCGGGCTCGCTCTTGAAGCCCCGGTTGAAACTGTTGTTCTCAAAGGCGATTTGGGAGAGTTCGGCGTACTTGCGGGTCATGTTGCTATGGTGTCAAACATCGTGTCGGGAAGAATCAGGTATGTGGATGAGCAGGGCGAGAAAACCCTTATCGCTCACGGCGGCATATCTGAAGTCAGAGACAACACCGTAACGATTCTGACGCAAACCTTGGAAAACCCGGACGAGATTGACGTTGCCGAAGCCATTAAAGAATTTGAAGAGATTGAAAGTCGCCTTGAATCCGGTTTTCTCGGCGAAGAAGAACAAGAACGCCTGTCCGACCGTCTTCAGATTGTCCGCGCTCGTGCGGGAATGTAGTTCATAAAAACAAAGAAAAATCCCGGTCGGAAAAACTTGTTCCGACCGGGATTTTAGAAGGAGGATAGAGGAGAAATAATCTCCGTTCTTTTCAGGTTATCCACACTTTGAGTACCCGCATGACCGACAAGTTACGCATCCTGATTCAAAAGCCAGTGAGGCGCTGTCGCATTCAGGGCAGTGGCTGGACAGATCTTTGAACTGTTGCGTGGCGACTTTATCTTCACCGTCACAGAAGTGTTTTTTCAGCACCGCGGCGACCGCATCCGCTATTGACATGACAAGCTTGCCTTCGGAGAACACCGGAGACGCACCGCCAATTCCTTCAAGTTGTTCAACTATCTGTTTGGCCTCTATTCCGGCTCTCAGGCCCAGAGAGGCGAGCCGCCCTATTGCCTCAGCGTCCGCCATTGTGGTGTAGCCTGATTTGCCTATTTGAACAAAGACTTCAAACGGTTTTTCGTCAACGGTATTTACCGTAACGTAGAGGTTGCCATGACCCGTGCGCACAACCTCGGTGAAGCCTTTGAGAACCTGCGGCCTTTCCTTTTTTTCAGCCGCAGAAATTTTAGAGGGATGAAGAGACGAGGTGAGGTTGGGGTGAGTGGCTTGTGGAATCTCCCCATCCCTATTTTTTTTATTTTCTTGTTCTTGCTGTTCGGTAATCAGAATGCCCTCTCTGGAGCCTTCTCTGTAAATGGTTACACCTTTGCAACCGGTTTTCCATGACTGGAAGTAAATCTTCTCAACATCTTCAAGCGATATGTCGTTTGGAAGGTTGACGGTGCTGGATATGCATGAATCGATGTGTTTCTGTATGGTCGCCTGCATGCGCACCCTGAATTCCGGTTTGATTTCGTGCGAAGTTACAAAGGTTTCGGGCAGGTCTTCTTCACCGGAAAGATTGAAAGTGTCCATGTAGGAGCCGACCAGAGGGTGATAGACCTTGAACTGCTCTTTTGAAAGAGACTCGGACCTTCTGAAGTATGAGAGCGCGAATATGGGCTCAATGCCGCTTGAAGTGCCCGCGAGAACCGATCCGCTTCCAACCGGTGGAACGGTCAGTATGCAGGCGTTTCTCAAACCGCTCTGTTTGGCTTTCTCGAGCACTTCGGTGTCAAGAGAGTCAAGGAACGGGCTTTTGAAGTGTTTTTCCGGGTCGTATGCCGGAAAGGTCCCTTTCTCTTCGGCAAGCTTGGCGCTTGACATGTAAACGGTGTTTTTGATGTGGCTGAAAAGTTCGTCTGTGAACTCAATGGCTTCATCGGAGTCATACTTTTTGCCCAGTTTGGCAGCCATGTCGCCGAAACCCGTAAAGCCAACCCCTATGCGTCTTGAAAGTTTAGACGCTTCGGTCTGGAAGGTGAGCGGGTGCTTCTTTTCATTGTAGTCCAGTATGTTGTCCAGAAAACGCACGGAGTATGACAGCGAGCGGTCAAGATTTCCCCAGTCAACGCACGCGTCATCGGTGAACTCGTCTTTAACGAACATGCTGAGGTTTATGTTACCAAGGCAGCAGTTTCCGTAATTTTCAAGAGCCTGTTCGCTACAAGGATTGACTCCCTCAACCTCCATTCCGCCGTATTCGGTTGGTGAGTAGCGTTTTACGGCATCCCAGAAGATAAGACCCGGCTCTGCGGAAGCCCATGCTGATTTCACCAGCCGCTTCCATATCTCTCTCGCTTTGACGGTTTTTCTCATCCGCACTTTTTTGTTTTCGTATTCCAAATCAAAATCCCCGTCTTCCTCAACCGCTTTCATAAACTCATCGGATACCTTCACTGAGATGTTCGCGAATTTAACCTGCGACCTGTCCTGATCATTTTTGATGTCCAGAAAATCAAGTATGTCGGGGTGGTTGACATCAATTGTTATCATGAGAGCTCCCCTTCTTCCCGCCTGACCGATTGTGCCGGTCGTGGTTGAGAGAAGTTCCATGAACGAGACCGCTCCGGTGGAGTGAATCGCGGAGTTGTTAACAGGCGCGCCTTTGGGTCTTAGAACGGAAATATCTGTTCCGACGCCGCCACCAAAAGAGTATGTTCTCGCGGCTTCCTTGCACCATTCAAAGATTCCCTCAATGGAGTCTTTCTTGATGGGCATAAAGTAGCAGTTCAGAAGTGTTGAGCGCCTGGTCTGTCCGGCGCCGAAGAGGATTCTTCCTCCGGGAACAAAACGGAAGTTTGACAGAAGCCAGTTGAACTTCTCCGTCCATTCCTCTCTAAGTTCTTTTGTCTTTTCGGGAGACGCCATTTCGGTCGCGACCCTTTTCCACATCTGTTCCGGCAGTGTCTCAACCGTTGTGCCGTCTTCATCCTTCAGGGCGTATTTCTCGTAAAACACTCGCGCGCGCAACTCGTCTCCGCCGAACGCCTCAATTGTTTCTTTCGGGAGGTCTTCCTCGGTCTGCTCGTTCACAACCAGTCTTGGAGAGTCGGGTTTTTCCTCATTGCGGAAAACCGTATCGTCCGGAATGGACTTCTTCGGCAATTCAAATATGTTGCCGTTCTCTTTTCCCGTTACTCCGTTCCCAGTTTTTTCCAAAGACATCCTTACATC
This genomic window contains:
- a CDS encoding cation:proton antiporter, with product MISESAHTAHNLSASDFLLILSLVLIVSKFFGEIAERFKQSAVLGELVAGVVLGAGALAIMPSSPADAGYQTFHLIAELAVVVLLFEIGLETKLKEILKVGPVSLLVALVGIVAPFALGFLCVYALAAYGIMGLGEESVFLIAVTAGATLTATSVGITARVLSDLRQLGSPEAKIVIGAAVIDDVVGLIILSLVSGLIETQNMSAAGGVSVSQIAIIAGKAFGFLFLAVVLGNLVVERVFSFVEKLRSRGAMIVAALSVAFLYAYAGQYFAEVAPIVGAFAAGLVIRKTHHFEEIESQLRNVSDFLVPVFFVAVGAQVDVGVLNPFSEGNSAVLMVALVLFVVAFIGKYASAFAAFGSGIRRNIVGIGMIPRGEVGLIFAQIGYNNGNGVFDSRFFSAIVLTVMLTTFVVPPLLQKGYGNPADEKGVES
- the atpA gene encoding F0F1 ATP synthase subunit alpha, with translation MQDTIKVDDVGEILKKRISGYERSFETSEVGTVISVGDGIARVYGLDNVVAGELVEFSGSIRGLVLNLEEDNVGVALFGEEKEINQGDIVKRTGSIAALPVGDAMLGRVVNSLGIPVDGKGAIQTSEVRSLELKAPGVVFRKSVNEPLQTGVKAIDAMIPIGRGQRELILGDRQTGKTAIAIDTIINQKGGDVYCIYVAIGQKKSNVAQVVDKLKQHGAMEYTTVVTASASEPAPFQFIAPYAGCALGEYFRDNGKHALVIYDDLTKHAWSYRQLSLLLKRPPGREAYPGDVFYLHSRLLERAAKIRDEDGGGSLTALPIIETQAGDVSAYIPTNVISITDGQIYLESNLFYSGVRPAINVGLSVSRVGGSAQVKAMKKVAGTLRLELAQYREVEAFSQFASDLDKITQDQLARGVRLVEILKQDQFVPLAVEKQVISIFAVTKGYLDEYPVSSVRAYEKELFDFFEAKHRGLLDEIRDKKEISDELEPRVISALDELKSQTAGLAQEG
- the atpG gene encoding ATP synthase F1 subunit gamma gives rise to the protein MPSLKQINTKIASAKGTRRIMSAMKLIAAVKLQRTQSLLKSHRVYVEAYEKIASGVLSVCEPNAHPLLYRPEEPKSAHVVFLTSDRGLCGNFNNVLIKGLDAMVSERGLSKEDLKMTFIGNKGRDFFSPRGFLQGSYYTGVNEENYADIAGELVSLLSKEFSERETDEVILVHSSFISALSRQTVFETVLPVEIPPAPEGETQDCIFEPSRQEIVDDLIPGSLRLRIESAVLESLTSEHAARMTAMENATNNADELIKNLTLLFNKTRQAIITTELMDIVNGTEALRDGGEN
- the atpD gene encoding F0F1 ATP synthase subunit beta, translated to MSGKIVQVIGPVIDVEFSEGKLPEIYGALKVTNPSVSSDEWNLVLEVVQQIGGNRVRCVAMDSTEGLQRGQEVVDTNEGITVPVGEKALGRLINVVGEPIDEAGPIECDERWPIHRPAPEFVDQSTKLELFETGIKVIDLLAPFLRGGKIGLFGGAGVGKTVLLMELINNVAKEYGGVSVFGGVGERTREGNDLWMEMKESGVLDNTGLVFGQMNEPPGARARVALTALTLAEYFRDAKNQDVLLFIDNIFRFTQAGSEVSALLGRTPSAVGYQPTLSTDLGELQERITSTVNGSITSVQAIYVPADDLTDPAPATTFAHLDGTIVLSRQLTELGIYPAVDPLDSTSRILEPKVVGEEHYRVARNVQEVLQRYKQLQEIIAILGMDELSEEDKITVSRARKMQRFLSQPFFVAQQFTGTPGQYVPIKDTIKAFNEILSGAMDDVPEQAFYMVGGIEEVREKASKMVA
- the atpC gene encoding ATP synthase F1 subunit epsilon; its protein translation is MTVGIFKLAQNLTLKVITPAGLALEAPVETVVLKGDLGEFGVLAGHVAMVSNIVSGRIRYVDEQGEKTLIAHGGISEVRDNTVTILTQTLENPDEIDVAEAIKEFEEIESRLESGFLGEEEQERLSDRLQIVRARAGM
- a CDS encoding adenosylcobalamin-dependent ribonucleoside-diphosphate reductase, encoding MSLEKTGNGVTGKENGNIFELPKKSIPDDTVFRNEEKPDSPRLVVNEQTEEDLPKETIEAFGGDELRARVFYEKYALKDEDGTTVETLPEQMWKRVATEMASPEKTKELREEWTEKFNWLLSNFRFVPGGRILFGAGQTRRSTLLNCYFMPIKKDSIEGIFEWCKEAARTYSFGGGVGTDISVLRPKGAPVNNSAIHSTGAVSFMELLSTTTGTIGQAGRRGALMITIDVNHPDILDFLDIKNDQDRSQVKFANISVKVSDEFMKAVEEDGDFDLEYENKKVRMRKTVKAREIWKRLVKSAWASAEPGLIFWDAVKRYSPTEYGGMEVEGVNPCSEQALENYGNCCLGNINLSMFVKDEFTDDACVDWGNLDRSLSYSVRFLDNILDYNEKKHPLTFQTEASKLSRRIGVGFTGFGDMAAKLGKKYDSDEAIEFTDELFSHIKNTVYMSSAKLAEEKGTFPAYDPEKHFKSPFLDSLDTEVLEKAKQSGLRNACILTVPPVGSGSVLAGTSSGIEPIFALSYFRRSESLSKEQFKVYHPLVGSYMDTFNLSGEEDLPETFVTSHEIKPEFRVRMQATIQKHIDSCISSTVNLPNDISLEDVEKIYFQSWKTGCKGVTIYREGSREGILITEQQEQENKKNRDGEIPQATHPNLTSSLHPSKISAAEKKERPQVLKGFTEVVRTGHGNLYVTVNTVDEKPFEVFVQIGKSGYTTMADAEAIGRLASLGLRAGIEAKQIVEQLEGIGGASPVFSEGKLVMSIADAVAAVLKKHFCDGEDKVATQQFKDLSSHCPECDSASLAFESGCVTCRSCGYSKCG